A single window of Athene noctua chromosome 1, bAthNoc1.hap1.1, whole genome shotgun sequence DNA harbors:
- the GZF1 gene encoding GDNF-inducible zinc finger protein 1, which translates to MESNAVLLESKSSPINLLNEMHQLRLLGHLCDVTVSVEYQGVRAEFVAHKAVLAATSKFFKEVFLNEKGMDGPRTNVFLNEVQVADFASFLEFVYTAKVEVEEDRVQRMLEIAEKLKCLDLSETCFQLKKQMLESVLLELQNFSESQNSEEESATQPSILLESKAATVAEADQADCLLDPPDSPADSPSNGMSPEMPAAKSKEKMDKKKEMMKPPYAKIRRASGRLAGRKVFVEIPKKKYTRRLREQQKNAEVAVEENKYPQNQDVCDMEREEEQAENNIKPESEECDGNFESEENLKKSKEDKKKRGSNFKCSTCEKEFLYEKSFLKHIKHSHGIAAEIIYRCETCSQTFANRCNLKSHQRHVHSSERHFPCELCGKKFKRKKDVKRHILQVHEGGGERHQCQQCGKGLSSKTALRLHERTHTGDKPYGCTECEAKFSQPSALKTHMRIHTGEKPFACDECGARFTQNHMLIYHKRCHTGERPFMCETCGKSFASKEYLKHHNRIHTGSKPFKCEVCFRTFAQRNSLYQHIKVHTGERPYCCDQCGKQFTQLNALQRHHRIHTGEKPFMCNACGRTFTDKSTLRRHTSIHDKNTPWKSFLVVVEGASKNNESHKTELPDEEYEVSPKLPEKLLSFSENSHYQHLTAVPGSVTALHDSGSATGPDCKSDGTPGAQEALIATTLSELTVLHTQTDSLQPQLHALVNME; encoded by the exons atggAAAGTAATGCAGTTTTACTGGAATCCAAATCCTCTCCTATCAACCTGCTGAATGAAATGCATCAGCTGCGTCTCCTGGGCCACCTCTGCGACGTGACTGTCAGCGTGGAGTATCAAGGTGTCAGGGCAGAGTTTGTTGCTCACAAGGCTGTACTGGCAGCAACAAGCAAATTTTTCAAGGAGGTGTTCCTTAATGAGAAGGGCATGGATGGCCCAAGGACCAACGTGTTCTTGAATGAGGTCCAGGTTGctgattttgcttcatttcttgAGTTTGTTTACACCGCTAAGGTAGAAGTAGAAGAAGACAGAGTGCAGCGTATGCTAGAAATAGCCGAAAAGCTGAAGTGCTTGGACCTCTCGGAAACCTGCTTTCAATTAAAGAAACAGATGCTTGAATCAGTGCTGTTGGAGTTGCAAAACTTCTCTGAATCACAGAACTCTGAGGAGGAGAGCGCTACCCAGCCAAGCATTTTGCTCGAGTCCAAAGCAGCTACTGTGGCAGAAGCTGACCAAGCGGACTGTCTACTGGATCCTCCAGATTCCCCAGCAGACAGTCCCAGCAATGGAATGTCTCCTGAGATGCCAGCTGCcaaatcaaaagagaaaatggacaaaaagaaggaaatgatGAAGCCTCCTTATGCCAAAATCAGAAGGGCAAGTGGGAGACTGGCCGGGAGGAAAGTGTTTGTAGAAATCccaaagaagaaatacacaaggcGGCTGAGGGAGCAGCAGAAGAATGCAGAGGTTGCtgttgaagaaaacaaatatccTCAAAATCAGGATGTGTGTGATAtggagagggaggaggagcaaGCAGAGAATAACATCAAACCTGAAAGCGAAGAATGTGATGGCAACTTTGAATCGgaggaaaacctgaaaaaatcCAAAGAGGATAAAAAGAAACGAGGCAGTAACTTCAAGTGCAGCACATGCGAGAAGGAATTCCTGTATGAGAAAAGTTTTCTCAAACACATAAAGCACAGCCACGGTATTGCAGCCGAAATCATTTATCGGTGTGAAACCTGCAGTCAGACCTTTGCCAACCGGTGCAACCTAAAAAGCCATCAGCGCCACGTCCACAGCAGTGAGCGCCACTTCCCTTGTGAGCTCTGCGGTAAGAAGTTCAAGAGGAAGAAGGACGTCAAGAGGCACATTCTCCAGGTTCATGAGGGTGGTGGGGAGCGTCATCAGTGCCAACAGTGTGGAAAGGGGTTGAGCTCCAAAACTGCCTTGAGGCTCCATGAAAGGACGCATACAGGCGACAAGCCTTATGGGTGCACAGAGTGTGAGGCTAAattttctcagccttctgcactTAAAACACACATGAG AATCCATACTGGTGAAAAACCTTTTGCCTGTGATGAATGTGGTGCCAGGTTCACTCAGAATCACATGCTTATATATCACAAACGATGTCACACAG GAGAACGGCCTTTTATGTGTGAAACATGCGGGAAGAGCTTTGCCTCTAAGGAGTACTTGAAACACCATAACAGAATCCATACTGGATCCAAACCGTTCAAATGTGAAGTTTGCTTCAGAACGTTTGCACAGAGAAATTCGCTTTACCAGCATATAAAAGTTCACACAG GTGAACGACCCTACTGCTGTGACCAGTGTGGGAAGCAGTTCACGCAGCTGAACGCGCTGCAGCGGCACCACCGAATACACACGGGGGAGAAGCCCTTCATGTGCAATGCCTGCGGGCGAACTTTCACTGACAAGTCCACCCTCCGACGGCACACTTCG ATACACGATAAAAACACACCCTGGAAGTCCTTCCTTGTAGTTGTTGAAGGTGCATCTAAGAACAACGAAAGTCACAAAACAGAGCTTCCCGACGAAGAATATGAGGTGTCACCTAAACTACCAGAGAAGCTGCTGTCTTTCTCTGAAAACAGCCACTATCAACACTTGACTGCTGTCCCGGGGAGCGTGACTGCGCTGCATGACAGTGGTTCTGCCACGGGACCAGACTGTAAGTCAGATGGGACTCCGGGAGCCCAGGAAGCCCTCATAGCTACCACTCTGAGCGAGCTGACAGTGCTGCATACACAGACAGACTCTCTGCAGCCACAGCTTCATGCTCTGGTGAATATGGAATAA